One genomic segment of Homo sapiens chromosome 14, GRCh38.p14 Primary Assembly includes these proteins:
- the OR11G2 gene encoding olfactory receptor 11G2 — protein sequence MKIFNSPSNSSTFTGFILLGFPCPREGQILLFVLFTVVYLLTLMGNGSIICAVHWDQRLHAPMYILLANFSFLEICYVTSTVPSMLANFLSDTKIISFSGCFLQFYFFFSLGSTECFFLAVMAFDRYLAICRPLRYPTIMTRRLCTNLVVNCWVLGFIWFLIPIVNISQMSFCGSRIIDHFLCDPAPLLTLTCKKGPVIELVFSVLSPLPVFMLFLFIVGSYALVVRAVLRVPSAAGRRKAFSTCGSHLAVVSLFYGSVLVMYGSPPSKNEAGKQKTVTLFYSVVTPLLNPVIYSLRNKDMRKALKKFWGT from the coding sequence ATGAAAATCTTCAACAGCCCCAGCAACTCCAGCACCTTCACTGGCTTCATCCTCCTGGGCTTCCCTTGCCCCAGGGAGGGGCAGATCCTCCTCTTTGTGCTCTTCACTGTTGTTTACCTCCTGACCCTCATGGGCAATGGTTCCATCATCTGTGCTGTGCACTGGGATCAGAGACTCCACGCCCCCATGTACATCCTGCTCGCCAACTTCTCCTTCTTGGAGATATGTTATGTCACCTCCACAGTCCCCAGCATGCTGGCCAACTTCCTCTCTGACACCAAGATCATCTCGTTCTCTGGCTGCTTCCTCCAGTtctactttttcttctccttggGCTCTACAGAATGCTTTTTCCTGGCAGTTATGGCATTTGATCGATACCTTGCCATCTGTCGGCCTCTACGCTATCCAACCATTATGACCAGACGTCTCTGTACCAATCTTGTGGTCAATTGCTGGGTACTTGGTTTCATCTGGTTCTTGATTCCTATCGTCAACATCTCCCAAATGTCCTTCTGTGGATCTAGGATTATTGACCACTTCCTATGTGACCCAGCTCCTCTTCTAACTCTCACTTGCAAAAAAGGCCCTGTGATAGAGCTTGTCTTTTCTGTCTTAAGTCCTCTGCCTGTCTTTATGCTCTTTCTCTTCATTGTGGGGTCCTATGCTCTGGTCGTGAGAGCTGTGTTGAGGGTCCCTTCAGCAGCTGGGAGAAGAAAGGCTTTCTCCACCTGTGGGTCTCACCTGGCTGTGGTTTCACTGTTCTACGGCTCAGTACTGGTCATGTATGGGAGCCCACCATCTaagaatgaagctggaaagcagaaGACTGTGACTCTGTTTTATTCTGTTGTTACCCCACTGCTTAACCCTGTGATATATAGTCTTAGGAACAAAGATATGAGAAAAGCTCTGAAGAAATTTTGGGGAACATAA